A genomic region of Metopolophium dirhodum isolate CAU chromosome 1, ASM1992520v1, whole genome shotgun sequence contains the following coding sequences:
- the LOC132934081 gene encoding uncharacterized protein LOC132934081, producing the protein MRRCIIKMNDPAIGDYFMCKNCKHFMLSRETAVYHRKCTKQLLAAIEPEEDVYRCSTCGRYFDNKEQWNRHNELHKAIGNYDPFKFTTL; encoded by the exons ATGAGGAGAtgcattataaaaatgaacgaCCCCGCGATTGGAGACTATTTCATGTGCAAGAATTGCAAACATTTCATGTTGTCGAGAGAGACGGCAGTATATCATCGTAAATGTACCAAACAATTATTGGCCGC aattgAACCAGAGGAAGATGTATATCGCTGTTCAACATGCGGTAGATACTTCGATAACAAAGAGCAATGGAATAGACACAATGAATTACATAAAGCTATCGGAAATTACGATCCGTTCAAATTTACCACCTTATAG